In the Mycolicibacterium thermoresistibile genome, one interval contains:
- a CDS encoding MaoC family dehydratase, translating into MTSRTGTAQPGQSAPAPTVYQGLSEFEAQLGRHLGYSDWHRVTQEQIDLFAEATGDRQWIHVDAEKAATGPYGKTIAHGYLTLSLVPLLIKQIYRVEGLSMQVNYGVDKLRFPAPVPVDSRIRAGAELVGVERSGNGARATVRVTVEVDGGDRPACVVDTIALMVP; encoded by the coding sequence ATGACATCGCGGACCGGAACCGCCCAGCCTGGTCAGTCGGCGCCCGCCCCCACCGTCTACCAGGGACTCTCGGAGTTCGAGGCCCAGCTCGGCAGACATCTCGGTTACAGCGACTGGCACCGGGTGACCCAGGAGCAGATCGATCTGTTCGCGGAGGCGACCGGGGATCGGCAGTGGATCCACGTCGACGCCGAGAAGGCGGCGACCGGTCCGTACGGCAAGACCATCGCCCACGGATATCTGACGTTGTCCCTGGTTCCGCTGCTGATCAAGCAGATCTACCGGGTCGAGGGACTGTCCATGCAGGTGAACTATGGCGTGGACAAACTGCGCTTCCCGGCGCCGGTACCGGTCGACTCCCGCATCCGGGCCGGCGCGGAACTGGTCGGGGTCGAACGGTCCGGCAACGGCGCCCGCGCGACGGTGCGGGTCACCGTGGAGGTCGACGGAGGGGACCGCCCGGCCTGCGTGGTCGACACCATCGCGCTGATGGTGCCCTGA
- a CDS encoding amidohydrolase family protein — MSPRSLPYPVFDIDNHMYETTDALIKFLPREHRGKVGYVELNGRKKLMVKDRISHMIPNPTFEKVARPGSAEDYFLGNNPEGLNFREFVGEPMEVIPAFQHPAPRLELMDELGIDRCVMYPTLASLIEERTTDDVVLTHAVMHALNQWMHEHWSFDYEGRIFATPVITLPIVEEAIRELHWCLERGMRTFLVRPAPVPSRFGGSRSMGLPEFDPFWQEVVNAGIPVTMHASDSGYQKHLMEWEGGDEYLSFKPSALREVVMGHRAIEDTLAAMICHGALSRFPDLKILCVENGSGWVRNLLEQLDTAYRIMPKEFDEHPVEVFKRNIYIHPFLEDDVPGLIEIMGADHVLFGSDYPHPEGIGDPLSFVDRLEGVSEADKAKIMGGNAMGLLGIRVPA; from the coding sequence ATGTCGCCCCGCTCACTGCCCTACCCGGTCTTCGACATCGACAACCACATGTACGAGACCACTGACGCGCTGATCAAGTTCCTGCCACGGGAACACCGGGGCAAAGTCGGTTACGTCGAACTCAACGGCCGCAAGAAGCTCATGGTCAAGGACCGCATCAGCCACATGATCCCGAACCCCACATTCGAGAAGGTGGCTCGGCCGGGGAGTGCCGAGGACTACTTCCTCGGCAACAACCCCGAAGGTTTGAACTTCCGGGAATTCGTCGGCGAGCCAATGGAAGTGATCCCGGCGTTTCAGCACCCCGCCCCGCGTCTGGAGCTGATGGACGAGCTCGGCATCGATCGGTGCGTGATGTACCCGACGCTGGCCAGCCTGATCGAGGAGCGCACCACCGACGACGTGGTGCTCACCCACGCCGTCATGCACGCGCTCAACCAGTGGATGCACGAACACTGGAGTTTCGACTACGAGGGCCGCATCTTCGCCACCCCGGTGATCACACTGCCGATCGTCGAGGAGGCCATCAGGGAACTGCACTGGTGCCTGGAGCGCGGCATGCGCACCTTCCTGGTGCGCCCGGCGCCGGTGCCCAGCCGGTTCGGCGGTTCCCGGTCGATGGGCCTGCCCGAGTTCGACCCGTTCTGGCAGGAGGTGGTGAACGCAGGCATCCCGGTCACCATGCACGCCTCCGACAGCGGGTATCAGAAGCACCTGATGGAGTGGGAGGGCGGCGACGAATACCTGTCGTTCAAGCCGAGCGCACTGCGCGAGGTGGTGATGGGGCACCGCGCCATCGAGGACACCCTGGCGGCGATGATCTGCCACGGCGCACTGTCCCGGTTCCCCGATCTGAAGATCCTGTGCGTCGAGAACGGCAGCGGATGGGTGCGTAACCTGCTCGAGCAACTCGACACCGCATACCGGATCATGCCCAAGGAGTTCGACGAACACCCGGTCGAGGTGTTCAAGCGCAACATCTACATCCACCCGTTCCTCGAGGACGATGTGCCGGGGCTGATCGAGATCATGGGCGCCGATCACGTCCTGTTCGGCTCCGACTACCCGCATCCCGAGGGCATCGGTGATCCGCTCAGCTTCGTCGACCGCCTCGAAGGCGTGTCCGAGGCGGACAAGGCGAAGATCATGGGCGGTAACGCCATGGGCCTGCTCGGCATCCGCGTTCCGGCATGA
- a CDS encoding cysteine hydrolase, whose translation MPQPRLSDLIDPRSTALVTQECQGGVIGPQAGLPHLAAEAQREAIPNIGKLLDAARSAGVTVVHCLIQRRPDGRGSNTNARLFAAATSFDADLTPGTPGASVLPEFGPEPEDLVLTRMHGVGPMTGTDLDSVLRNLGIETIVGVGVSVNIAIPNFVMDAVNRGYRFVLPRDAVAGYPREYAEAVIDNSLALLATVTSTDEVTGVWNGATDRRLDVDTR comes from the coding sequence ATGCCACAACCCCGTCTCTCGGACCTCATCGACCCCCGCTCGACCGCCCTGGTCACCCAGGAATGCCAGGGCGGCGTCATCGGCCCCCAGGCCGGCCTGCCCCATCTCGCCGCGGAGGCGCAGCGAGAGGCGATCCCCAACATCGGCAAGCTGCTCGACGCGGCCCGCAGTGCCGGCGTGACCGTTGTGCACTGCCTCATCCAGCGCCGCCCGGACGGTCGCGGCTCGAACACCAACGCCCGCCTGTTCGCCGCCGCCACATCGTTCGACGCCGACCTGACGCCGGGCACCCCGGGCGCGTCGGTGCTACCCGAATTCGGCCCGGAGCCAGAAGATCTGGTCCTCACCCGGATGCACGGGGTGGGCCCCATGACCGGCACCGACCTGGATTCGGTGCTGCGTAATCTCGGAATCGAAACGATTGTCGGAGTTGGCGTTTCGGTCAACATCGCGATCCCGAACTTCGTCATGGACGCGGTCAACCGCGGCTACCGGTTCGTACTCCCCCGCGATGCGGTCGCCGGATATCCGCGGGAGTACGCCGAGGCGGTGATCGACAACAGCCTGGCTCTGCTCGCGACGGTCACCTCCACCGACGAGGTGACGGGCGTGTGGAACGGCGCCACCGACCGCCGTCTGGATGTCGACACGCGATAG
- a CDS encoding LLM class F420-dependent oxidoreductase, producing the protein MPISYSLELPTHRVEAPDEFVSAEAIAEIVRAAEDCGFSAVHVTDHPAPDARWLDHGGHHALDPFVALSFAAAATSTIRLLTNVYIAAYRNPFLGAKSVQSLDVLSGGRLILGTAAGYLKPEFRALGVDFDNRGALLDEALDVLTQTLRGDDVAYQGTTFSSRGVRLRPVPERVPPIWIGGNSKPAVRRAVSRFQGWAPFNTFGYATASRTAEISTLDELEAAISWARSYAREIGRTDPLDICFSAGNLIDDNRSLDERQAGIDRMASAGVTWLTVAPGGDDRAELIERARSFAKEFIRG; encoded by the coding sequence GTGCCCATCTCCTACTCCCTGGAACTGCCCACCCACCGGGTGGAGGCCCCCGACGAATTCGTCAGCGCCGAGGCGATCGCCGAGATCGTGCGGGCGGCGGAGGACTGTGGCTTCTCCGCCGTGCACGTCACCGATCATCCCGCCCCCGATGCCCGATGGCTCGACCACGGCGGACACCACGCGCTCGATCCGTTCGTGGCGCTGTCCTTCGCGGCCGCCGCCACGAGCACCATCCGGCTGCTCACCAACGTCTACATCGCGGCTTACCGGAACCCGTTCCTCGGGGCGAAGTCGGTACAGAGCCTCGATGTGCTCTCCGGCGGCCGGCTCATCCTGGGCACCGCGGCCGGATATCTCAAACCCGAGTTCCGCGCTCTCGGCGTCGATTTCGACAACCGAGGCGCGCTGCTGGATGAGGCACTCGATGTGCTGACCCAGACATTGCGTGGAGACGACGTCGCGTACCAGGGCACCACGTTCTCGTCGCGGGGAGTGCGACTGCGCCCGGTTCCGGAACGGGTTCCGCCGATCTGGATCGGCGGGAACAGCAAGCCGGCGGTGCGGCGCGCGGTGTCACGGTTCCAGGGCTGGGCGCCGTTCAACACGTTCGGCTACGCGACCGCCTCGCGCACCGCGGAGATCTCCACCCTCGACGAGTTGGAGGCGGCGATCTCGTGGGCCCGCTCCTACGCCCGCGAGATCGGCCGCACCGATCCGTTGGACATCTGCTTCTCCGCCGGAAACCTCATCGACGACAACCGCTCGCTCGACGAACGTCAGGCCGGCATCGACCGGATGGCGTCCGCCGGTGTCACCTGGCTGACCGTCGCCCCGGGCGGAGACGACCGCGCCGAGCTCATCGAACGGGCGCGGTCATTCGCCAAGGAGTTCATCCGCGGCTGA
- a CDS encoding acyl-CoA dehydrogenase family protein, whose amino-acid sequence MNAPREFVDHAGLAELRSAVRGFLRTHSPSTAVRTVMDSPPGYDSRVWRALAAELGVLGVAVPDEFGGAGAGMRELAVVFEETGAALLCAPLYATAGLAIPALLASGDREAMADLLPGVVDGSTIATVVFNDALTAWDPAAVTLTAHRTADGHRVNGSAATVLDGHNADLILVAARTGAGLSLLAVRADAPGLDRRPLAGLDRTRRTARLRFDDVPARLIGADGAAEPWLARTYQLGLTALAAEQVGGAQRCLDMAVDYAKHRIQFGRPIGSFQAVKHRCADMLVAVEGARSAAVHAAEAADGHGDLPTAAAVAKMVCSDAYLQAALDNLRIHGGIGFTWEHDAHLYVRRAKAAQLMFGGPDLHAQHLAELIGTPGKS is encoded by the coding sequence ATGAATGCACCAAGGGAATTCGTCGATCATGCCGGCCTCGCGGAGCTGCGGAGTGCGGTACGCGGATTCCTGCGGACGCATTCACCGAGTACAGCGGTGCGGACCGTGATGGATTCGCCGCCGGGTTACGACTCCCGGGTGTGGCGGGCCCTGGCCGCAGAACTCGGCGTGCTCGGCGTCGCCGTTCCCGACGAGTTCGGCGGGGCGGGGGCCGGCATGCGGGAGCTGGCGGTGGTGTTCGAGGAGACCGGGGCCGCGCTGCTGTGCGCACCGCTGTACGCCACGGCGGGTCTGGCGATTCCGGCGCTGCTCGCCAGCGGGGACCGGGAAGCGATGGCCGACCTGCTGCCCGGCGTCGTGGACGGGTCGACGATCGCGACGGTGGTGTTCAACGATGCGCTGACGGCCTGGGATCCGGCCGCGGTCACCCTGACCGCGCACCGGACCGCCGACGGTCATCGGGTCAACGGTTCGGCGGCGACGGTGCTGGACGGGCACAACGCAGACCTGATCCTGGTGGCCGCGCGCACCGGTGCGGGGCTGTCGTTGCTCGCGGTGCGGGCCGACGCGCCCGGACTGGACCGACGGCCGCTGGCCGGACTGGACCGCACACGCCGGACCGCCCGCCTACGTTTCGACGACGTGCCCGCGCGCCTGATCGGGGCCGACGGCGCCGCGGAACCCTGGCTGGCCCGCACCTACCAGCTGGGCCTCACCGCCCTGGCCGCCGAACAGGTCGGTGGGGCGCAGCGGTGCCTGGACATGGCAGTCGACTACGCCAAGCACCGGATCCAGTTCGGCCGGCCGATCGGCAGCTTCCAGGCCGTCAAGCACCGGTGCGCCGACATGCTGGTGGCCGTGGAGGGCGCCCGGTCGGCCGCCGTGCACGCCGCCGAGGCCGCCGACGGCCACGGCGATCTGCCGACCGCCGCGGCGGTCGCCAAGATGGTCTGTTCGGACGCCTATCTGCAGGCGGCTCTGGACAACCTGCGCATCCACGGGGGGATCGGCTTCACCTGGGAGCACGACGCCCACCTGTACGTCCGGCGGGCCAAGGCCGCCCAATTGATGTTCGGCGGTCCGGACCTGCACGCACAGCACCTCGCCGAGCTCATCGGCACCCCCGGGAAATCCTGA
- a CDS encoding amidohydrolase family protein, with amino-acid sequence MTILDYGIFDCDTHCYETRDAFTRYLPDKFKDRAITTVRGADGVEVILAGHRVATFNSEGGLGLDVAYRPGSLKEMLRQMGSGNPEETYEPQPMRPEFIERSARLEVMARQNVERMVIYPSGLALSAEHYVDDTEALYANLRSFNRWFDEEWGFNHDDRIFATALLSLRDRDLAVAETEAIIEAGAKFVLLPTGPAYGRSPGDPYFDPIYARLQEAGCVLVYHIMPFWYFDAISPAWGHNPDPASWHMSAWQWMNVYGQRPIEDTLSALIFDNLFGRFPDLKVLVAEHGAEWVPYFLRHMDKSRGMGRNGPWIGGRLTERPSAIFRRHVRVVPYPEDDIPDIVERLGYDDCLVMGSDFPHAEGLAEPADFVKLLDPLDAAAQRRIMRDNAAELLGA; translated from the coding sequence GTGACCATCCTCGACTACGGAATCTTCGACTGCGACACCCACTGCTACGAGACCCGGGACGCGTTCACCAGGTATCTGCCGGACAAGTTCAAGGATCGCGCGATCACCACGGTGCGCGGCGCCGACGGTGTCGAGGTGATCCTCGCGGGGCATCGGGTGGCGACGTTCAACAGCGAGGGCGGGCTCGGTCTCGATGTGGCCTACCGCCCGGGTTCGCTCAAGGAGATGCTGCGCCAGATGGGTTCGGGCAACCCGGAGGAGACCTACGAGCCCCAGCCCATGCGGCCCGAATTCATCGAACGTTCGGCCCGGCTGGAGGTCATGGCCAGACAGAACGTCGAACGGATGGTCATCTACCCCAGCGGCCTCGCACTGTCCGCCGAGCACTACGTCGATGACACCGAGGCGCTCTACGCCAATCTGCGGTCGTTCAACCGCTGGTTCGACGAGGAGTGGGGTTTCAACCACGACGACCGCATCTTCGCCACCGCCCTGCTGTCGCTGCGCGATCGCGACCTGGCGGTGGCCGAGACCGAGGCGATCATCGAGGCCGGGGCGAAGTTCGTACTGCTCCCGACCGGCCCCGCGTACGGACGCTCGCCGGGCGATCCCTACTTCGACCCGATCTACGCGCGGCTGCAGGAAGCCGGTTGCGTGCTGGTGTACCACATCATGCCGTTCTGGTACTTCGACGCGATCTCGCCGGCGTGGGGACACAACCCCGACCCGGCGTCGTGGCACATGTCGGCCTGGCAGTGGATGAACGTCTACGGCCAGCGGCCGATCGAGGACACGCTTTCCGCACTGATCTTCGACAACCTGTTCGGCCGTTTCCCGGACCTGAAGGTGCTGGTCGCCGAACACGGCGCCGAATGGGTGCCCTACTTCCTCCGGCACATGGACAAGAGCCGCGGCATGGGCCGCAACGGTCCGTGGATCGGCGGCAGGCTCACCGAACGTCCGTCGGCGATCTTCCGGCGCCACGTCCGGGTGGTGCCCTATCCCGAGGACGACATCCCCGACATCGTCGAGCGGCTCGGCTACGACGACTGCCTGGTCATGGGCTCGGACTTCCCGCACGCCGAGGGCTTGGCCGAACCGGCCGACTTCGTCAAACTGCTCGACCCGCTCGACGCCGCCGCCCAGCGGCGGATCATGCGCGACAACGCGGCCGAGTTGCTCGGCGCCTGA
- a CDS encoding acyl-CoA dehydrogenase family protein, whose amino-acid sequence MDDDVDLELIRSSAREFLTASHGRTGEPGPALADLAALDWLGLLVAEQHGGAGWRPVEACVIAEELGRAGDPSPWFGTAMAAAAVAAASEDVRRRWLPGLLAGATPAGFAPDGAPEDAPDDAAGGAPGGAEVRIAAGERAQLVVVAGSGGVRLVELTDAHVRRPDPDSLDVARPVWCVEVSGAAGQMIGDAEQARRLAAVARLLIGADALGALSGALARLVAYLRERIAFGVPIASFQAVQHRLVDLLVFEVKARAMIMKAARSGSAADALAAHAFVAAGATAAIDECMQLSGGIGFTWEYPLHHEMRRAATDAVLCGTARDSRTLLAEVWGW is encoded by the coding sequence ATGGACGATGACGTCGACCTCGAGCTGATCCGGTCCTCGGCACGCGAGTTCCTGACCGCGAGCCACGGCCGTACCGGCGAACCGGGCCCTGCGCTCGCCGACCTGGCCGCGCTGGACTGGCTCGGGCTGCTCGTGGCCGAACAACACGGCGGTGCGGGCTGGCGACCGGTCGAGGCCTGTGTGATCGCCGAGGAACTGGGCCGGGCCGGAGACCCCTCGCCCTGGTTCGGCACCGCGATGGCCGCCGCCGCGGTCGCCGCGGCGTCCGAGGACGTCCGTCGGCGGTGGCTGCCGGGGCTGCTGGCCGGCGCCACACCCGCGGGCTTCGCCCCCGACGGTGCCCCCGAGGATGCCCCCGACGATGCCGCAGGCGGTGCACCAGGCGGTGCGGAGGTGCGGATAGCGGCCGGTGAACGCGCACAGCTGGTGGTGGTCGCGGGCTCCGGTGGTGTCCGGCTGGTCGAACTCACCGACGCCCACGTGCGGCGGCCCGACCCGGACTCACTCGACGTGGCCCGGCCGGTGTGGTGCGTCGAGGTGTCCGGTGCGGCGGGCCAGATGATCGGAGACGCGGAGCAGGCCCGCCGGCTCGCCGCCGTGGCACGACTGCTGATCGGGGCCGACGCTCTCGGGGCGCTCTCGGGGGCTCTGGCCCGGCTGGTCGCCTACCTCAGGGAGCGCATCGCGTTCGGCGTGCCGATCGCGAGCTTTCAGGCCGTGCAGCACCGACTGGTGGACCTGTTGGTGTTCGAGGTCAAGGCCCGGGCGATGATCATGAAAGCGGCCCGTTCCGGCTCGGCCGCCGATGCGCTGGCCGCGCACGCGTTCGTCGCCGCCGGGGCCACCGCCGCGATCGACGAGTGCATGCAGTTGTCCGGCGGTATCGGGTTCACCTGGGAGTATCCGCTGCACCACGAGATGCGCCGGGCAGCAACGGATGCGGTTCTATGCGGCACCGCACGCGACAGCCGCACCCTGCTGGCGGAGGTGTGGGGCTGGTGA
- a CDS encoding acyl-CoA dehydrogenase family protein — protein MRHRTRQPHPAGGGVGLVTRPTAQHLDEFRARVRTFIAENAPPFQAREGHRAPVDATQEKQLRTWFAALFEAKLIGADWPVEHGGRADHHPLYDRIVSEEILRARAPRPVDQVNLAAHVLLHFGSDEQKRTYLPAIRRSEHVWCQLLSEPDAGSDIAAVRSRAVRLPDGTWRVDGQKTWITDGHWADMGLALLRTDPAAVRHHGLSVFVVPLSAPGVEVRPIRTIGDAIEVNEVFLTDVRLPAENLIGAEGQGWSIIMAGLDFERFGIGGNVILLELLIDDLLTLARHLQVDGRPAIEVADIRQRIAELAVEVEVAKAFIDDHVEQLINGREQPGDSSIAKLSFAETYHTVAAYGADLASWGTSFQPADSPVAQARQRLRECWLWSRAYTISGGSSEMMRNILAKRRLKLPTT, from the coding sequence ATGCGGCACCGCACGCGACAGCCGCACCCTGCTGGCGGAGGTGTGGGGCTGGTGACCCGACCGACGGCGCAGCACCTCGACGAGTTCCGGGCGCGGGTGCGGACGTTCATCGCCGAGAACGCGCCGCCGTTCCAGGCCCGGGAAGGCCACCGCGCGCCTGTCGACGCCACCCAGGAGAAACAGCTGCGCACCTGGTTCGCGGCACTGTTCGAAGCCAAGCTGATCGGCGCCGACTGGCCCGTCGAACACGGCGGGAGGGCCGACCACCATCCGCTCTACGACCGCATCGTCAGTGAGGAGATCCTGCGCGCCCGCGCACCCCGGCCGGTCGACCAGGTCAACCTTGCCGCGCACGTGCTGCTGCATTTCGGGTCCGACGAGCAGAAGCGGACCTACCTGCCGGCGATCCGGCGCAGCGAACACGTGTGGTGCCAGCTGCTCAGCGAACCGGACGCGGGCAGCGACATCGCGGCGGTGCGCAGCCGTGCGGTGCGCCTGCCCGACGGCACCTGGCGGGTGGACGGGCAGAAGACCTGGATCACCGACGGTCATTGGGCCGACATGGGTTTGGCGCTGCTGCGCACGGATCCGGCGGCGGTGCGGCATCATGGGCTGTCGGTGTTCGTCGTGCCGTTGTCGGCACCCGGCGTGGAGGTACGGCCCATCCGCACCATCGGCGATGCGATCGAGGTCAACGAGGTGTTCCTCACCGACGTGCGGTTGCCCGCCGAGAACCTCATCGGCGCCGAGGGGCAGGGCTGGTCGATCATCATGGCCGGGCTGGACTTCGAGCGGTTCGGCATCGGGGGCAACGTGATCCTGCTCGAGTTGCTCATCGACGACCTCCTCACCCTGGCGCGCCACCTGCAGGTGGACGGCAGGCCCGCGATCGAGGTGGCCGACATCCGGCAGCGCATCGCCGAGCTGGCGGTGGAGGTCGAGGTCGCCAAGGCCTTCATCGACGACCACGTCGAACAGCTGATCAACGGCAGGGAACAGCCCGGCGACTCGTCGATCGCCAAGCTGAGCTTCGCCGAGACGTATCACACCGTCGCCGCGTACGGCGCCGACCTGGCCTCCTGGGGGACCTCGTTCCAGCCGGCGGACTCCCCGGTGGCGCAGGCCAGACAACGGTTGCGGGAGTGCTGGCTGTGGTCGCGCGCCTACACGATCTCCGGCGGCAGCTCGGAGATGATGCGTAACATCCTCGCCAAACGCCGACTCAAGTTGCCGACCACGTGA
- a CDS encoding class I adenylate-forming enzyme family protein, producing the protein MTPARTDTFWGLVERTADEHPDRVVLLDDFGRRLTAAQLRDAAAGTAAALTADGVGPGTVVSWQLPTTLETMVVMVALARLGAVQNPVLPIWREAEVGFVTRQLSTEVLIVPGTWRGHDHVALAKSLAAERDMRFMVIDHGADPAGPALRLPVGETSSLPPAPASGDEARWIYYSSGTTAAPKGVCHTDRSVMAGSAGVVGMIGATSDDVNPIAFPISHIGGAAMLAASLLTGMRLVLFDVFDPEATPLAIARHRPTLLGTATPFYVAYMAAQRRHGERPLFPALRACVAGGAPITPELGRRVRDTFGVAGIANSWGLTEFPVATSPPPDADPAVLDHTVGPPVSGVRVRVVGDDGREVEPGEEGELRLKGPQCFLGYVDSALDDDAFDADGWFRSGDRGRIDAAGNVVVTGRIKDAIIRNAENISALEIEGVLATHPGVADVAVIGVPDPRTGERVCAVVVPTGEQPVTLEDLAEHCRINGVARFKFPERVEFVDALPRNLTGKVLKAELRKRFGG; encoded by the coding sequence GTGACACCCGCGCGCACCGACACGTTCTGGGGGCTCGTCGAGCGGACCGCCGACGAGCATCCCGATCGCGTCGTGCTGCTCGACGATTTCGGGCGCCGGCTCACCGCAGCGCAGTTGCGCGACGCCGCGGCGGGCACCGCGGCCGCCCTGACGGCCGACGGGGTCGGGCCGGGAACCGTGGTGTCCTGGCAGCTGCCGACCACCCTGGAGACCATGGTGGTGATGGTCGCGCTGGCGCGGCTGGGGGCGGTGCAGAACCCGGTGCTGCCGATCTGGCGGGAGGCCGAGGTCGGTTTCGTCACCCGGCAGTTGAGCACCGAGGTTCTCATCGTGCCCGGCACCTGGCGCGGCCACGACCATGTGGCACTGGCGAAATCGCTGGCCGCCGAACGTGACATGCGGTTCATGGTGATCGATCACGGCGCCGATCCGGCCGGGCCGGCGCTGCGGCTGCCGGTGGGGGAGACGTCGTCGCTGCCGCCCGCGCCGGCATCCGGTGACGAGGCCCGCTGGATCTACTACTCGTCGGGCACCACCGCCGCCCCGAAAGGCGTGTGCCACACCGACCGGTCGGTGATGGCCGGTTCCGCGGGCGTGGTCGGGATGATCGGCGCGACCAGCGACGACGTCAATCCGATAGCGTTCCCGATCTCGCACATCGGTGGCGCGGCGATGCTGGCGGCGAGCCTGCTGACCGGGATGCGCCTGGTGTTGTTCGACGTGTTCGACCCGGAGGCCACTCCGTTGGCGATCGCTCGGCACCGGCCCACGCTGCTGGGCACCGCGACGCCGTTCTATGTGGCCTACATGGCCGCGCAGCGGCGCCACGGTGAGCGCCCGCTGTTCCCGGCGCTGCGCGCGTGTGTGGCCGGCGGCGCACCGATCACCCCCGAACTCGGCCGCCGGGTGCGGGACACCTTCGGGGTGGCGGGCATCGCGAATTCCTGGGGCCTGACCGAGTTTCCGGTCGCGACCTCACCGCCGCCGGATGCCGATCCGGCGGTGCTCGACCACACCGTCGGACCGCCGGTCTCGGGCGTGCGGGTGCGGGTGGTCGGTGACGACGGCCGCGAGGTCGAGCCCGGCGAGGAGGGCGAACTGCGGCTGAAGGGTCCGCAGTGCTTCCTCGGCTATGTCGACTCCGCGCTCGACGACGACGCCTTCGACGCCGACGGCTGGTTCCGCAGCGGCGACCGCGGTCGCATCGACGCTGCCGGAAACGTGGTGGTCACCGGCCGGATCAAGGACGCGATCATCCGCAACGCCGAGAACATCTCCGCGCTGGAGATCGAGGGCGTGCTGGCCACCCATCCGGGTGTCGCCGATGTCGCGGTGATCGGGGTGCCGGATCCCCGCACCGGCGAGCGGGTGTGCGCCGTGGTCGTCCCCACCGGTGAGCAACCGGTCACGCTCGAGGACCTGGCCGAGCACTGCCGGATAAACGGGGTGGCACGGTTCAAGTTCCCCGAACGCGTCGAGTTCGTCGACGCGCTGCCGCGCAACCTCACCGGCAAGGTTCTCAAAGCCGAGCTGCGCAAGCGTTTCGGAGGGTGA